The DNA segment TCCGCTGCTTGCCTCGGTGGACCCACGGGCGGCCGGGTCCCATCTGCGCCGTCATCTGGAACTCTGCGCGGGTGATGGCTGCTTCCGCTGGTCCTGGCGGTACGAGCGGCCTGGCGGCTGGGCGTCCTGCGACGACCCGCCGCCCGGCTGGAGCCGAGGCCGCGCCTGGCTGCTGCTGGCCGTCGCCGATGCCGCGCACCATCTGGACACCGACGATCCGGCAGAATCCGTAAGTCACTTGCTCCGGGAACCGGCTGTGCCTCCGGCCGACGAGGCACACCCCGAAGGCCCTCTCGACACCTCCGCCGCCGCCATTACCACCGTGGCCCTGCTCAAGCTCGGCCACCGCGAGCAGGCGGTCACACTTCTCGACGAACTGGTCCGCACCCATGTCACGGCGGACGGCCGTCTCCTGAACGGCTGCTACGACCTCGCCGCCGGGACGGCGACGCAACACGAGCTGATCTGGGGCGACTTCTTCCTCGCGTACGCGCTCGCCACACTCACGGGCCTCGTCGGCCCGCACGACGCCTGAGCGCTCCGCCGGACGTGCCGTGTCATGCCGTCGTTCGTCTGCGGCACCGTCTCGGCCGGTCGCTCTCCTCGCTCTCGGCTTCGCTCGAAACCGGGGGACCCGTCGTCGTCGGTCGCGGGTCACGTCCCGCTGTCCGGTGTGGCCGATCTTGTATCTTCCGCCCCTCGGACACCGACGCACCGGCCATCGGGGGCAGCGCCTCCCAGCGGAACGTGATCCGCTGCACCACTCCACGGGACACCGTCCCGTCGCGGCGGGGCCGCATGGCGATACGGCCCCGCATCCCTTCAGGGCGCTGTCGGACAGCGTGGAAACCGGCGGTCGTGCGAGGCGCGCGGAACCGCCCGGACAGCTTGCTTCCTCGTCGGAGCAGCCGTACGCGCGGGCGAGGGCCGGGGGCCGGCCGCCTCGAGGGGCGGGCCGGACGGTGACAGAGCCGCCCAACCTCACGCGCCGAGATCCAACCCAGTGCCGCGGCAGGCAATGTGTGCCCGTCAAGGGGCGGCGTCCGGTGCGTGCTCTCGGCGTGCCGGGCGCACGCCCCCGTACTGGACGTACTTGGGCTTGTGCCCGGTGCGGCGAGAGTGCGCACCGGACGCCGCGACGGGGCGAACGTTGCCTGTTGCGGCCCTAGGTGGTGCGCAGGACCCGGCGCGCGACCGACGTGACGTGCAGTTCGTCCGGGCCATCGAGGAGCCGGGCCGCTCTGCCCGTGCGAAACAGGGCGGGCAGAGCGGTGTCCGGGCCGAGGCCGGCTGCTCCGTGGACCTGGATCGCCGCGTCGGCCACCTGCTGAAGGGTGCGGGCGGCGGCCACCTTGGCCAGGCCCACCTCCACGTGCGCGTCAGCCCCCGCGTCGAGGCGGGCCACCGCTTCGTACACCAGCGGGCGGGTGGTCCGCAGGGCGAGCAGCGACTCGAAGACGTGCTGCTGGACGAGTTGCAGGTCGCCGAGCGGGCCTCGGGAGCGGGTGCGGTTCACGGCGCGCTCGCGCATCAGGTCGAAGGCCCGGCGTGCCTGGCCCAGCCAGCGCAGGCAGCGCAGGGTACGGCCGAGTTGGAGTCGTTCGCCCGCGACGGCGAGGGCCTTGCCGCGCTCGCCGATCACATGGTCCCCGTCGACCATCACCTCGTCCAGGGCGATCTCCCACTGCCCGCCCGCACCGAACACCGGCAGTTCGCGCACCACACGGAAGCCGGGTGAGGAGGTGGGCACGAGGAGCAGCGACAGCTCTTCGCGGTCCGGCGGTTCGCCGTCGGTGCGGGCGAGGACCGTGACGAGGTCGGCGTCGGCGGCCCCACTGGTGAACCACTTCCGCCCGTTCACCCGCCAGCTTCCGTCCTCCTCCGGCACGGCACGCGTGGCGGTGAGGAAGGGGTCGGTGCCCGGTGTCTCGGGCTCGGTCATCGCGTAGCAGGCCCGTATCTCCCCGGCGACCAGGCGCTCGGCGTAGCGGTCGCGGACGCCGGGGCTGCCGTGCCGCCACAGCATCAGCGTGTCGAGCAGAGGTGCCGATCCGAGGGCGGCCGGTCCGTGGTCGCTGGCTCCCTCCGCTTCGGCGACATGCGCGTACGACCCCAGCGGCAGCCCTTGCCCGCCGAGTTCGGCGGGAAGCGGCAACGCCCACAGCCCCTCGGCCGTCGCTGCCTCCCGCAGTCCGTGCAGGGCGGCTGCGGCTTCCGGTCCGCCGGCGTCCAGCAGCGGTTCACGGGGCACCACCCGGTCGCGTACGAACGCCCCGACGCGGTCTCTCAACTCTGTTGTTTCCGCCGGGCATTGGGGCGCTCCGGTGAAGTCCTCCATGCGGATTTCTCCTCACTTTCCTCAGAGGTCACGGGAACCCCGGCCGTCGGCCGTCCGACTTCCTCTTCCGTGGAACAGGTCGGGGGCGACCGCCCCCGGGTTCCCGCGCGTCAGGAAAGGAGTGGCATGGCGACTCCAGCCACACCGGCCGTCGCTCGGACGGTCGGCCCCCTCGACGGACTCCGACTGGAGAGCTCAGGTCCACCGGGTCCGGCGGACGGCCTCGTCGCGGAGCATCTGCGGCTGCTCGGCGCCCGGGGAGACGGAAGCTCCGGCAGCCGGCTCACCGTCACCGGAGAAGACCTCGGCGAGGTCACCGCCCGCACCACATGGGGCATGACCGCGACGGACGAGGCCACCGCTCAGGCGGCGACGGGCATCATGGCGGTGCACGGTCGGCGCGACGGCTCCCCGCGCGGGCTCGCCGTCGACTACGCCGCCACCGCCACCGGCGTGCTCGCCGTGCAGGGCCTGCTGGCCGGGCTCCTGGCCTCGGCGCGCGGAGGCGGGCGCACCGCGCAGGTGGAGGTGAGCGCGGAGCGGGCCGGTCTGCTCGCGGCCTCG comes from the Streptomyces sp. KMM 9044 genome and includes:
- a CDS encoding sugar ABC transporter permease is translated as MSTPRAVTGPPPAVPDWAGRALKSVLDRVAVARTDVGDRFPLFADPGGGRWTTTGRGSWTGGFWAGLLWLRARYSGQGIDREAAKRFTARLTGWVDADTATRGLILWYGTALADTPEAAVLRLRAADACRDAYDCELGLVPWGSAFGGPRLLARVDGVPGMVPLLASVDPRAAGSHLRRHLELCAGDGCFRWSWRYERPGGWASCDDPPPGWSRGRAWLLLAVADAAHHLDTDDPAESVSHLLREPAVPPADEAHPEGPLDTSAAAITTVALLKLGHREQAVTLLDELVRTHVTADGRLLNGCYDLAAGTATQHELIWGDFFLAYALATLTGLVGPHDA
- a CDS encoding acyl-CoA dehydrogenase family protein, whose product is MEDFTGAPQCPAETTELRDRVGAFVRDRVVPREPLLDAGGPEAAAALHGLREAATAEGLWALPLPAELGGQGLPLGSYAHVAEAEGASDHGPAALGSAPLLDTLMLWRHGSPGVRDRYAERLVAGEIRACYAMTEPETPGTDPFLTATRAVPEEDGSWRVNGRKWFTSGAADADLVTVLARTDGEPPDREELSLLLVPTSSPGFRVVRELPVFGAGGQWEIALDEVMVDGDHVIGERGKALAVAGERLQLGRTLRCLRWLGQARRAFDLMRERAVNRTRSRGPLGDLQLVQQHVFESLLALRTTRPLVYEAVARLDAGADAHVEVGLAKVAAARTLQQVADAAIQVHGAAGLGPDTALPALFRTGRAARLLDGPDELHVTSVARRVLRTT